A section of the Kribbella voronezhensis genome encodes:
- a CDS encoding ABC transporter substrate-binding protein: MNTYLTRAAALAGSAALLLVAACSAGSGTSSGPSTGANQSLAIGLVAEPASLDFTTTDGAAIPQALLTNVYEGLVKQDESGKIVPDLAKSWTISPDRKTYTFELVDNAKFTNGAAFTAADAVFSINRVKSAWTTSLKAAMDVVQDAKAVSPKQLQVTLSKPSNDWLFRMTTRIGAMFSQTGVDKLATDPVGTGPYKFGSWKRGDSIVLQRNDSYWGTKPFFNQVSLKYFKDPTALNNALLTGTINVIGTVQAPEALSQFTSNTKYQVIEGTTNGEVVLSFNNSRPVFKDVRVRQAIRSAIDHKALLDTCFAGRGKLIGSMVPPTDPWYEDLTQVAPYSKDKAKSLLAAAGATGKSLRLRLPTLPYATSCGQVVKSQLEQVGLKVQIDQLEFPAAWLTTVFKNADYDMSIIAHVEPRDLGAVFSPKYYTRYDDPTLQQALAAADAGDEATQVTEMKKAARRISEQAAADWLFLLPNLVVADKNITGLPVNAITESFDLSKLARS, from the coding sequence GTGAACACGTACCTCACCCGGGCGGCCGCGCTCGCCGGATCAGCCGCACTGCTGCTTGTCGCGGCGTGCTCGGCCGGTTCGGGTACCTCGTCGGGGCCTAGCACCGGCGCGAACCAGTCGCTGGCGATCGGGCTCGTCGCCGAGCCGGCCAGCCTCGACTTCACCACCACCGACGGCGCCGCGATCCCGCAGGCGCTGCTCACCAACGTGTACGAGGGCCTGGTGAAGCAGGACGAATCCGGCAAGATCGTGCCGGACCTGGCGAAGTCCTGGACGATCTCGCCCGACCGCAAGACCTACACGTTCGAACTCGTCGACAATGCGAAGTTCACCAACGGGGCCGCATTCACGGCCGCCGACGCGGTGTTCAGCATCAACCGGGTGAAGTCGGCCTGGACGACCTCGCTCAAGGCGGCGATGGACGTCGTACAGGACGCCAAAGCGGTCTCGCCGAAGCAGCTTCAGGTGACGTTGAGCAAGCCGAGCAACGACTGGCTGTTCCGGATGACCACCCGGATCGGGGCGATGTTCTCCCAGACCGGCGTCGACAAGCTCGCCACCGATCCGGTCGGCACCGGTCCGTACAAGTTCGGTTCGTGGAAGCGCGGCGACTCGATCGTGCTGCAGCGCAACGACTCGTACTGGGGGACCAAGCCGTTCTTCAATCAGGTCTCCTTGAAGTACTTCAAGGATCCGACCGCGCTGAACAATGCGCTGCTCACCGGCACGATCAACGTGATCGGCACCGTGCAGGCGCCGGAGGCACTCAGCCAGTTCACGAGCAACACGAAGTACCAGGTGATCGAGGGGACGACGAACGGCGAGGTGGTGCTGTCGTTCAACAACTCGCGGCCGGTCTTCAAGGACGTCCGGGTGCGGCAGGCGATCCGGTCGGCGATCGACCACAAAGCCTTGCTGGACACGTGTTTCGCGGGTCGCGGCAAGTTGATCGGCAGCATGGTGCCGCCGACCGACCCGTGGTACGAGGACCTCACCCAGGTCGCGCCGTACTCGAAGGACAAGGCGAAGTCGTTGCTCGCAGCCGCCGGTGCCACCGGCAAGTCACTGCGGCTCCGGCTGCCGACGTTGCCCTACGCAACCTCCTGCGGTCAGGTGGTGAAGAGCCAGTTGGAGCAGGTCGGGCTCAAGGTGCAGATCGACCAGCTCGAGTTCCCGGCCGCGTGGCTCACGACGGTGTTCAAGAACGCGGACTACGACATGTCGATCATCGCGCACGTCGAGCCGCGCGACCTCGGCGCGGTGTTCAGCCCGAAGTACTACACCCGGTACGACGACCCGACGCTGCAGCAGGCGCTCGCCGCGGCGGATGCGGGCGACGAGGCGACCCAGGTCACCGAAATGAAGAAGGCTGCGCGCCGGATCTCCGAACAGGCCGCCGCCGACTGGCTCTTCCTGCTGCCGAACCTGGTGGTCGCGGACAAGAACATCACCGGGCTGCCGGTGAACGCGATCACCGAGTCGTTCGACCTGTCCAAGCTGGCTCGTTCCTGA
- a CDS encoding zinc-binding dehydrogenase, with the protein MRAAVVTRFGGPEVIEVREWPEPVAGAGEVVVDVEVTDVIWVETAIRQGNLGGYFDVSPPYVPGSSLGGRVHSVGAGVDEEWIGKTVVGRIAGFGAHAERVAVPADSLVELPAQLGVEAAVAVLNDGLTTLMLERSAPGLAGKKVLITAAAGGMGLLLIQLAHKAGAHVVAAARGQAKLDLAKAQGADVAVDYTTPAWEKSVLEATKGIDVVLDGAGGAYGTAAFDTVKDGGWFSAHGTPGGGFAAYDEAEAKRRGITVRGIMDVQADGGPVSNSDVITRALAGDLVPVIDRVFALDRLGDAHRAIEDRALLGKALLRIR; encoded by the coding sequence ATGAGGGCAGCAGTGGTGACGCGGTTCGGCGGTCCCGAGGTGATCGAGGTCCGTGAGTGGCCCGAGCCTGTGGCAGGGGCCGGGGAGGTCGTGGTCGACGTCGAGGTGACCGATGTGATCTGGGTCGAGACCGCGATCAGGCAGGGCAACCTCGGCGGGTACTTCGACGTGAGCCCGCCGTACGTGCCGGGCAGTTCGCTGGGCGGCCGGGTCCACTCGGTCGGGGCAGGTGTCGACGAGGAGTGGATCGGCAAGACGGTCGTCGGCCGGATCGCCGGCTTCGGTGCGCACGCCGAGCGCGTCGCAGTACCGGCTGATTCGCTGGTGGAACTCCCGGCGCAGCTCGGCGTCGAAGCCGCGGTGGCCGTGCTCAACGACGGGCTGACCACGCTCATGCTGGAAAGATCTGCGCCCGGCTTGGCCGGTAAGAAGGTGCTGATCACTGCGGCAGCCGGCGGGATGGGACTACTGCTGATCCAGCTGGCCCACAAGGCCGGAGCTCACGTCGTCGCGGCCGCCCGCGGTCAGGCCAAGCTCGATCTCGCCAAGGCGCAGGGGGCCGACGTCGCGGTCGACTACACGACACCGGCCTGGGAGAAGTCGGTGCTGGAGGCAACCAAGGGGATCGATGTCGTCCTCGACGGCGCCGGCGGCGCTTACGGCACGGCCGCGTTCGACACGGTCAAGGACGGCGGCTGGTTCTCGGCGCACGGTACGCCCGGCGGGGGTTTCGCGGCGTACGACGAGGCCGAGGCGAAGCGGCGGGGCATCACCGTCAGAGGGATCATGGATGTCCAGGCCGACGGCGGACCGGTCTCCAACAGCGACGTCATCACGAGAGCCCTCGCCGGCGACCTGGTGCCCGTGATCGACCGCGTGTTCGCCCTCGATCGACTCGGCGACGCCCACCGCGCGATCGAGGACCGCGCCCTGCTGGGGAAGGCGTTGCTCAGGATTCGGTGA
- a CDS encoding MXAN_6230/SCO0854 family RING domain-containing protein yields MPDALAAVLLRRKRLVDAARLTPPVRRSAWHWLRHPMTTQAGLVALQGDLIQRGLLLSASLYRYCAGLSPLALTGFGRTLLELLDTESGRKADLVPLFRGFPESVPGNTETFYVNRVFARLLQEAHQPCVLCGELRTVHAVSPCAHLVCSSCWDGTDFSACPICLRPLDPHDPFLQPSREDFDSGELSGSRASATSSAGRAAAGLSGEDGRPPGVRLQLLALAPAEAARSTAVELLSRRTPLSVVDRADLGVLLIDPAWLPDDIPVRETRAVALAALVTEHPELLDVLAETATDVLRLLYVLMDGDPSLRTPPVRRLSAPRVTRRTILARLNRIPFENLVEDLHRHPRAWKRIAENLHPFEDATAYPATALAFAILRRTPLAPASRGRWLDSGSAAGRAVFGEAVRHPQVRVEDGRFVWKTFASRLEGAFADARPGHALDLLRDRPGELVRRLVHLARALPADAHGTLVDALTTAVSDVSPVVLTAALGQVRTPPGDLRLFFPRGGTTRLWTAVDEREPLPADLAAALSGVLVGEMLRRATGLPGIRRAFLDEELAQLVAPGSERSSSSTLRRMTRGSVQPIPDDKVLRLFLHWVEPAGQRVDLDLAVAVFDDQWAFVGLCDPTRLRFDQDAMVHSGNLTAAPGPRGATEYVDLDLTALRRVGARYVLPVVFSFNGVPFNALERGFVGLLRDPVELFDPAAVEERYDLTGSARTLLPFGMDLRRRELRWYDVNLSAAGYGNSLVRNAGQVALMAATLEEVHGAGDRVSLWEVCCWHAAARSTEVVVRCADGSVVGYLRGESEDVATFARRLTARLEPDRYWDLDAATRADFVAVITGDIDPKSGADVYALHPHLLDPGSVHLIDAPHLLTSLTPDPRAHPALTSPQNQPEP; encoded by the coding sequence ATGCCAGACGCGCTCGCCGCGGTGCTGCTACGCCGCAAACGGCTGGTCGACGCCGCCCGCCTCACCCCACCCGTACGCCGATCCGCCTGGCACTGGCTACGGCATCCGATGACCACCCAGGCCGGGCTGGTCGCGCTCCAGGGCGACCTGATCCAACGCGGCCTTCTCCTGTCGGCCTCTCTCTACCGGTACTGCGCGGGCCTCAGCCCACTCGCATTGACCGGCTTCGGCCGGACGCTGCTCGAGTTGCTCGACACCGAGTCGGGCAGGAAGGCCGACCTGGTGCCGCTGTTCCGCGGCTTCCCGGAGAGCGTGCCTGGCAACACGGAGACCTTCTACGTCAACCGCGTGTTCGCCCGACTGCTTCAAGAGGCGCACCAACCGTGCGTCCTCTGCGGCGAGCTGCGAACCGTGCATGCTGTGTCGCCGTGCGCTCACCTTGTCTGTAGCTCGTGCTGGGACGGCACCGACTTCAGCGCCTGCCCGATCTGCCTGCGGCCCTTGGATCCCCACGATCCTTTCCTCCAACCGTCTCGTGAGGACTTCGATTCCGGCGAGCTGAGTGGTTCCAGGGCGTCGGCGACTTCCTCCGCGGGGCGTGCCGCGGCAGGCCTGTCGGGCGAGGATGGTCGGCCTCCCGGCGTACGGCTGCAGTTGCTGGCGTTGGCGCCTGCCGAGGCTGCACGGAGTACGGCGGTCGAACTGCTCTCTCGGCGAACTCCGTTGTCCGTCGTGGATCGCGCCGACCTCGGTGTACTGCTGATCGACCCCGCCTGGCTGCCCGACGACATCCCCGTCCGCGAGACTCGCGCGGTCGCGTTGGCCGCGCTCGTCACCGAGCACCCCGAGCTGCTCGACGTACTGGCCGAAACCGCTACGGACGTACTGCGCCTGCTCTACGTCCTGATGGACGGCGACCCGAGCCTGCGCACTCCGCCGGTACGCCGTCTGTCGGCTCCCCGCGTGACCCGGCGCACCATCCTGGCGCGCCTCAACCGCATCCCCTTCGAGAACCTCGTCGAAGACCTGCACCGCCATCCCCGCGCGTGGAAGCGCATCGCCGAAAACCTCCACCCCTTCGAAGACGCAACCGCCTACCCCGCCACAGCCCTCGCCTTCGCCATCCTCCGCAGAACCCCGCTGGCGCCGGCTTCGCGTGGGCGGTGGCTGGATTCTGGGAGTGCGGCGGGTCGGGCTGTGTTCGGAGAGGCGGTCCGGCATCCGCAGGTGCGGGTGGAGGACGGCCGCTTTGTGTGGAAGACCTTCGCCAGTCGACTGGAAGGCGCCTTCGCCGACGCTCGCCCAGGTCACGCCTTGGACTTGCTGCGAGACCGCCCAGGAGAGTTGGTACGCCGACTCGTCCACCTCGCTCGCGCTTTGCCGGCCGATGCCCACGGCACGTTGGTCGACGCGCTGACTACCGCCGTTTCGGACGTGTCGCCAGTGGTACTGACGGCAGCGCTCGGCCAAGTCCGCACGCCGCCGGGCGACCTCCGCCTGTTCTTCCCCCGCGGCGGCACCACCCGCCTCTGGACCGCCGTCGACGAACGCGAACCACTCCCCGCCGACCTGGCCGCGGCGCTGTCCGGCGTACTCGTCGGTGAAATGTTGCGCAGGGCAACTGGTCTGCCGGGGATCAGGCGGGCGTTCCTGGACGAGGAGTTGGCGCAGCTGGTCGCGCCCGGTTCGGAGCGGAGTTCGTCCTCGACGCTGCGCCGGATGACGCGGGGGAGTGTGCAGCCGATCCCGGACGACAAGGTGCTCCGGCTGTTTCTGCATTGGGTCGAGCCGGCCGGGCAGCGGGTCGATCTCGATCTTGCCGTCGCGGTGTTCGACGACCAGTGGGCGTTCGTGGGGTTGTGCGATCCGACCCGGTTGCGGTTCGACCAGGATGCGATGGTGCACTCCGGCAACCTGACCGCGGCGCCCGGCCCGCGCGGCGCCACGGAGTACGTGGATCTCGATCTGACCGCACTGCGTCGCGTTGGCGCGCGGTATGTGCTGCCGGTGGTTTTCAGCTTCAACGGCGTGCCGTTCAACGCGCTCGAGCGAGGGTTCGTCGGGTTGCTGCGCGATCCGGTGGAGCTGTTCGATCCGGCCGCCGTCGAGGAGCGGTACGACCTGACCGGGTCGGCGAGGACGTTGCTGCCGTTCGGGATGGATCTGCGCCGGCGCGAGCTTCGGTGGTACGACGTGAATCTGAGCGCCGCCGGTTATGGCAACAGTCTGGTGCGCAACGCCGGGCAGGTCGCGTTGATGGCGGCCACGCTGGAGGAGGTTCACGGCGCCGGCGATCGCGTCAGCCTGTGGGAGGTGTGTTGCTGGCACGCGGCCGCACGCAGTACGGAAGTGGTGGTCCGCTGCGCCGACGGTTCGGTCGTCGGCTACCTGCGGGGTGAGTCGGAAGACGTCGCAACCTTCGCCCGCCGCCTCACCGCCCGCCTCGAACCAGACCGCTACTGGGACCTCGACGCCGCCACCCGCGCCGACTTCGTCGCCGTCATCACCGGGGACATCGACCCCAAGTCCGGCGCCGACGTCTACGCGCTCCACCCCCACCTCCTGGACCCCGGCAGCGTGCACCTCATCGACGCCCCCCACCTCCTCACTTCCCTCACCCCGGACCCCCGAGCCCACCCAGCCCTGACCTCCCCCCAGAACCAGCCAGAGCCCTAG
- a CDS encoding DEAD/DEAH box helicase, whose amino-acid sequence MSKTSTGNEWFHGGNEWFTGGNEWFRGGNEWFAGGGNEWFAGSGQGGNEWFTGGNEW is encoded by the coding sequence ATGTCCAAGACGAGCACCGGCAACGAGTGGTTCCACGGCGGCAACGAGTGGTTCACCGGCGGTAACGAGTGGTTCCGAGGCGGGAACGAGTGGTTCGCCGGCGGTGGCAACGAGTGGTTCGCGGGGTCCGGCCAGGGTGGTAACGAGTGGTTCACCGGCGGTAATGAATGGTGA
- a CDS encoding ABC transporter permease, with protein MVLRLVERTAVLLVSLAVSSVLVFGFMAVLPGDPARVALGVNASDEAVAQLREQFGLDRSLATQYLDWLGGLLRADFGTSYVSKVAIGPQIFDRLQVTLWLVVVGMIVALVVAVPAGTVMAARHRKISGLALSAISQLGVAVPAFLAGILLIMLFAVKLGWLPANGWTPPASDPGMFLRQLILPALSLGLVQGAVLTRYVRSAVLDVLREDYLRTARAKGLRPFPALWRHGLRNAAVPVVTVLGLQLATLLIGAVVVERVFVIPGLGSLLLDGVSNRDLLLIQDVVMLLVVAVLVVNFLVDVLYVALDPRLRVGQR; from the coding sequence ATGGTCCTCCGCCTGGTCGAGCGCACCGCAGTGCTGCTGGTCAGCCTTGCGGTGAGCTCGGTTCTGGTCTTCGGGTTCATGGCGGTGCTCCCGGGCGATCCGGCGCGCGTCGCGCTCGGGGTGAACGCGTCCGACGAGGCGGTTGCCCAGTTGCGGGAGCAGTTCGGGCTGGACCGGTCGCTGGCCACGCAGTACTTAGACTGGCTCGGCGGTCTGCTGCGTGCGGACTTCGGTACGTCGTACGTGTCGAAGGTTGCCATCGGCCCCCAGATCTTCGACCGGCTGCAGGTGACGTTGTGGCTCGTGGTGGTCGGGATGATCGTCGCCCTGGTGGTCGCGGTTCCGGCCGGTACGGTGATGGCCGCGCGACACCGCAAGATCTCCGGGTTAGCGCTCTCTGCGATCTCTCAACTCGGCGTCGCGGTACCGGCGTTTCTCGCGGGGATCCTGCTGATCATGCTGTTCGCGGTGAAGCTCGGCTGGCTCCCGGCGAACGGCTGGACGCCGCCGGCATCGGATCCGGGGATGTTCCTTCGCCAGTTGATCTTGCCGGCGCTGTCGCTCGGGTTGGTTCAAGGCGCGGTGCTGACTCGCTACGTCCGGAGCGCGGTTCTCGACGTACTGCGTGAGGACTATCTGCGGACCGCGCGTGCCAAGGGACTCCGGCCGTTTCCCGCGCTCTGGCGGCACGGTCTGCGGAACGCGGCCGTACCGGTGGTGACGGTTCTCGGTCTGCAACTTGCGACGCTACTGATCGGGGCGGTTGTGGTCGAGCGGGTCTTCGTGATCCCAGGCCTCGGCAGCCTGCTCCTCGACGGGGTGTCGAACCGGGATCTCCTTCTCATCCAGGACGTTGTGATGCTGCTCGTGGTTGCCGTCCTGGTGGTCAACTTCCTCGTGGATGTCCTGTACGTCGCCCTCGACCCGCGGCTCCGGGTGGGCCAACGATGA
- a CDS encoding MFS transporter, whose product MVGGVIERARWRDVFGHAEFRALFLAGVLSTAGDQLARVALSVLVFERTDSAGLTALTYALTYIPDLLFGPLLAGFADRYPRRRVMIVTDLARAVLVAAMAIHALPLIAVIALLLGLQAFGSPFYAARAATLPVVLTGDHYVLGKAANDMVVQFSQVLGFGTGGVVVVAVGTSGGLLADSATFLLSALLVAVGVRARPAPAHQDDGPKPNYFKELAAGTSLVLRTPRLRSLVALATIAGFYVTVEGLAVPYANEIGDGAKGAGLLLAASPAGAVLGMWLITLWPPERRMRLLGPLAVAACVPLVFCALRPGLIPTLALWALSGLASAYHLPTSAAFVQAVPDNRRGQAFGVASTALKSSQGIGILIAGAIAEQSRPSLALAVVGAAGVAAALAAGAAWTRARRTGTAP is encoded by the coding sequence ATGGTCGGTGGGGTGATCGAGCGTGCGCGCTGGCGGGACGTGTTCGGGCATGCGGAATTCCGGGCGCTCTTCCTCGCCGGTGTGCTGTCCACGGCAGGTGATCAGCTGGCTCGGGTAGCGCTGTCGGTGCTGGTGTTCGAGCGCACGGACTCGGCCGGACTCACTGCGCTCACCTATGCCCTGACCTACATCCCGGACCTGTTGTTCGGACCACTGCTGGCCGGGTTCGCCGACCGGTATCCGCGCCGCCGCGTGATGATCGTCACCGACCTCGCGCGCGCAGTACTGGTGGCCGCGATGGCCATCCACGCGTTGCCGCTGATCGCGGTCATCGCCCTCTTGCTCGGGCTGCAGGCGTTCGGCTCGCCGTTCTACGCGGCGAGGGCCGCGACGCTGCCAGTGGTACTAACGGGCGACCACTACGTGCTGGGCAAAGCTGCGAACGACATGGTTGTGCAGTTCAGCCAAGTGCTGGGGTTCGGTACCGGCGGCGTCGTAGTGGTCGCAGTGGGCACGTCCGGCGGCCTCCTGGCAGACTCCGCCACTTTCCTGCTCTCGGCTCTCCTGGTAGCCGTCGGCGTCCGCGCCCGCCCCGCACCAGCGCACCAGGACGACGGCCCCAAACCCAACTACTTCAAAGAGCTGGCCGCCGGCACTTCCCTTGTACTACGTACGCCGCGCCTGCGCTCGCTGGTCGCGCTGGCGACGATCGCCGGGTTCTACGTCACCGTAGAAGGCCTCGCCGTCCCCTACGCGAACGAGATCGGCGACGGAGCGAAAGGAGCGGGTCTCCTCCTGGCGGCCAGCCCTGCCGGAGCCGTTCTCGGGATGTGGCTGATCACGCTGTGGCCACCAGAGCGACGGATGCGCCTCCTGGGTCCACTCGCGGTCGCAGCGTGCGTCCCGCTGGTGTTCTGCGCTCTGCGGCCAGGGTTGATCCCGACGCTGGCGCTGTGGGCTCTCTCGGGCTTGGCCTCGGCCTATCACCTGCCGACCAGCGCGGCGTTCGTGCAGGCGGTGCCCGACAACCGGCGCGGCCAGGCGTTCGGCGTCGCCAGCACGGCGCTCAAGAGCAGCCAGGGCATCGGGATCCTGATCGCCGGGGCGATCGCGGAACAGTCCAGGCCCTCGCTCGCCCTGGCCGTCGTCGGTGCGGCCGGCGTCGCGGCGGCCCTGGCGGCGGGCGCTGCCTGGACACGCGCCCGCCGGACCGGGACCGCGCCGTGA
- a CDS encoding GGDEF domain-containing protein — translation MILIGRSKWVPPRQWKLWSLPAPALGYVLGVDAVALTITALAVASTASGDHAGVRPSEWAAFAVLAVASVLHLESARGIERRREMAANTSPYTNLKSLWVFAGLLLLPLSLVIALVTVSYGYSWIRVYGRTIAHRKIFSAATFVLASAAASAVLRAGGLFSEPRVPTGLWSLTVVVAAMITWWLVNFALVIGAILLSAPDASARGALGDLSDQLVVVAGLGLGVAVGALQASYPWVVPILMVTVLALHRDLLLPQFQRAAGTDVKTGLATPSYWASAVPAELARAESLRSTVGLLMLDLDKFKEINDTYGHPAGDRALRAVGESVRAEVRQGDLVARVGGDELAVLLPGASEGEVLEVAERIRERLTTLTVSVDTATDATATITGVPASFGAAVYPDVAGTMDQLVMAADNALLTAKRAGRNKIVSARPNPPAVTENSITES, via the coding sequence ATGATTCTGATCGGTCGGAGCAAGTGGGTGCCACCCCGCCAATGGAAGCTCTGGTCGTTGCCGGCTCCGGCACTGGGCTATGTGCTCGGTGTCGACGCAGTCGCGCTCACCATCACCGCCTTGGCTGTCGCATCCACGGCCTCCGGCGACCACGCCGGGGTCCGGCCGTCCGAATGGGCTGCCTTCGCCGTGCTCGCGGTCGCTTCGGTCCTGCACCTGGAGTCTGCCCGCGGAATCGAGCGCCGACGCGAGATGGCGGCGAACACCTCGCCGTACACGAATCTCAAGAGCCTCTGGGTCTTCGCCGGGCTCCTGCTGCTTCCGCTGTCGCTGGTGATCGCCCTGGTCACCGTGTCGTACGGCTACTCCTGGATCCGCGTCTACGGGCGGACGATTGCCCACCGCAAGATCTTCTCGGCGGCCACCTTCGTGCTGGCCAGCGCGGCAGCAAGCGCCGTACTGCGTGCGGGCGGCCTCTTCTCCGAACCGCGCGTCCCGACCGGGCTGTGGAGTCTCACGGTCGTCGTCGCCGCGATGATCACCTGGTGGCTGGTGAACTTCGCCCTGGTGATCGGGGCGATCCTGCTGTCTGCGCCGGACGCCTCGGCGCGTGGCGCACTGGGCGACCTGTCCGACCAGCTCGTCGTCGTGGCCGGCCTCGGACTCGGTGTCGCCGTGGGAGCCCTGCAGGCGTCGTACCCGTGGGTGGTGCCGATCCTGATGGTGACGGTGCTCGCCCTGCACCGCGACCTGCTGCTGCCGCAGTTCCAGCGCGCTGCGGGGACCGACGTGAAGACCGGCCTTGCCACCCCGTCGTACTGGGCCAGTGCCGTGCCGGCGGAGCTGGCTCGTGCCGAGTCGCTCCGGAGCACTGTCGGGCTGCTGATGCTCGACCTGGACAAGTTCAAGGAGATCAACGACACGTACGGCCATCCGGCCGGTGACCGAGCGCTGCGTGCGGTCGGCGAGAGCGTGCGCGCCGAAGTACGGCAGGGTGACCTTGTTGCGCGCGTCGGCGGGGACGAGCTGGCCGTGCTGCTGCCGGGTGCGTCCGAGGGCGAAGTACTGGAAGTCGCTGAGCGGATCCGCGAGCGCCTGACCACGCTGACCGTGTCGGTGGATACCGCGACCGACGCCACGGCGACCATCACCGGGGTTCCGGCGTCGTTCGGTGCCGCCGTCTACCCGGATGTCGCGGGCACGATGGATCAGCTGGTGATGGCGGCCGACAACGCGCTGCTGACCGCGAAGCGGGCCGGGCGGAACAAGATCGTCTCCGCTCGCCCGAACCCGCCCGCGGTCACCGAGAACTCGATCACCGAATCCTGA
- a CDS encoding FadR/GntR family transcriptional regulator, with protein MAKAQFQPVQPVRAYERIVEQIEEALARGDLSPGQRLPSERELVAQFGVSRSTVREALRVLASNGVVRSRPGDPNGPEILPYSLGALRKQMTRLARVDELSLGELIGFRMIMDGAAIQLASRLRTDEQLAEMEETLVAMRAAIDVHFEAFSEADVAFHEAVARVSRNSLIQVCNEVVRGVVLGLIADKIAHAANSRALMLESLQHHTEVVEAIRAGDGHAAARIARQNLYDYYATYVPTDERPHLRALIDDA; from the coding sequence ATGGCGAAGGCCCAGTTCCAGCCGGTGCAGCCCGTGCGCGCGTACGAGCGGATCGTCGAGCAGATCGAGGAGGCGCTCGCGCGCGGCGACCTCTCCCCCGGTCAGCGGTTGCCGAGCGAGCGGGAACTCGTCGCCCAGTTCGGGGTCAGCCGGTCGACCGTGCGGGAGGCGCTTCGGGTGCTGGCGAGCAACGGGGTCGTGCGGTCGCGCCCGGGTGATCCGAACGGGCCGGAGATCCTGCCGTACTCACTGGGGGCGTTGCGGAAGCAGATGACTCGGCTGGCCCGGGTCGACGAGTTGAGTCTTGGTGAGCTGATCGGGTTCCGGATGATCATGGACGGGGCCGCGATCCAGCTGGCGTCGCGACTGCGGACCGACGAGCAGCTCGCCGAGATGGAGGAGACGCTGGTCGCGATGCGGGCGGCGATCGACGTCCACTTCGAGGCGTTCAGCGAGGCTGACGTCGCGTTCCACGAGGCGGTGGCCCGGGTCAGCCGCAATTCGCTGATCCAGGTGTGCAACGAGGTCGTGCGCGGCGTCGTACTCGGGTTGATCGCGGACAAGATCGCGCACGCGGCGAACAGCCGCGCGCTGATGCTGGAATCACTCCAGCACCACACGGAGGTCGTCGAGGCGATCCGAGCCGGCGACGGCCACGCCGCCGCCCGCATCGCCCGACAAAACCTCTACGACTACTACGCCACCTACGTCCCCACCGACGAACGTCCGCACTTGAGAGCCCTCATCGACGACGCCTGA